The Delphinus delphis chromosome 2, mDelDel1.2, whole genome shotgun sequence genome contains a region encoding:
- the DHRS1 gene encoding dehydrogenase/reductase SDR family member 1, which produces MPAPMKGQVCVVTGASRGIGRGIALQLCQAGATVYITGRNLDTLQATAQEAQSRGGRCVPVVCDSSQESEVRSLFEQVDQEQEGRLDVLVNNAYAGVQVILNNPKKAFWESPASIWDDINNVGLRGHYLCSVYGARLMVPAGRGLIVVISSIGGLQYFFNVPYGVGKAACDRLAADCAQELRCHGVSYVSLWPGLVQTELLKEHVMKEENTADPLVEQFKFRFSSAETTEMSGKCVVALATDPNILSLSGKVLPSCDLARRYGLQDVDGRPVQDYLSLSSAVSHVSSLGWLASYLPGFLRVPKWVMTLYASKF; this is translated from the exons ATGCCAGCTCCCATGAAGGGCCAAGTGTGCGTGGTTACTGGTGCTTCCAGGGGTATTGGCCGGGGCATCGCTTTGCAGCTCTGCCAAGCAGGTGCCACGGTTTACATCACTGGCCGCAATCTGGACACACTGCAGGCCACTGCTCAGGAG GCACAATCCCGAGGGGGCCGGTGTGTGCCCGTGGTGTGTGATTCAAGCCAGGAGAGTGAAGTGCGAAGCCTGTTTGAGCAGGTGGATCAAGAACAGGAGGGGCGTCTGGATGTGCTGGTCAACAACGCCTATGCTGGGGTCCAG GTGATCCTGAACAACCCTAAAAAGGCATTCTGGGAAAGCCCCGCCTCCATCTGGGATGATATCAACAACGTCGGACTCAG AGGCCACTACTTATGCTCTGTGTATGGGGCACGGCTGATGGTACCAGCTGGCCGGGGGCTCATCGTGGTCATCTCCTCCATTGGTGGGCTGCAGTATTTCTTCAACGTCCCCTATGGCGTGGGCAAAGCTGCG TGCGACAGGCTGGCTGCTGACTGTGCCCAGGAGCTGCGGTGCCACGGGGTCAGCTACGTGTCGCTTTGGCCAGGGTTGGTGCAGACAGAACTGCTGAAGGAGCACGTGATGAAGGAGGAGAACACTGCTGATCCCCTTGTTGAGCAG TTCAAATTTCGTTTCTCATCTGCGGAGACCACAGAAATGAGTGGCAAATGTGTGGTGGCTTTGGCAACAG ACCCCAATATCCTGAGCCTAAGCGGGAAGGTGCTGCCATCCTGTGACCTGGCGCGGCGCTACGGCCTGCAGGACGTTGATG GCCGCCCCGTCCAGGACTATTTGTCTTTGAGCTCCGCTGTCTCCCATGTCTCCAGCCTGGGCTGGCTGGCCTCCTACTTGCCTGGCTTCCTCCGAGTGCCCAAGTGGGTTATGACCCTTTATGCTAGCAAGTTCTAA